One window of the Gemmatimonadota bacterium genome contains the following:
- a CDS encoding DsrE family protein, with translation MKTLFILNDAPYGTERGYNGLRLAGSLGKRDGQEIRVFLIGDAASCARSGQKVPQGYYNIEVMLRAVARRGGDVGVCGTCMDARGIGDGDLMEGTRRSTLEELTDWTEWADRVLVF, from the coding sequence GTGAAGACCTTGTTCATCCTGAACGATGCCCCCTACGGGACGGAGCGCGGCTACAATGGACTTCGCCTCGCAGGCTCGCTCGGCAAGCGCGACGGCCAGGAGATCCGCGTGTTCCTGATCGGGGACGCTGCAAGCTGTGCCAGGTCAGGCCAGAAGGTGCCCCAGGGCTATTACAACATCGAGGTAATGCTGCGTGCAGTGGCCCGGAGGGGCGGTGACGTCGGCGTGTGCGGAACCTGCATGGACGCGCGTGGCATCGGCGACGGAGATCTCATGGAGGGTACGCGGCGGAGCACGCTGGAAGAGCTGACCGACTGGACCGAGTGGGCGGACCGGGTGCTGGTGTTCTGA
- a CDS encoding metalloregulator ArsR/SmtB family transcription factor: MTHVTRQFKDAIYGQLARVGKSLASGPRLEILDVLCQGPRTVEALAQQVAQPLANTSHHLQVLRRARLVEAEKNGLYVTYRLADESVSTFLRSLRQLAEARLLEIEEVTRRYLESRTGMEPVDREALIQRVRQGEVTVLDVRPVEEYGAGHIPGAVSVPLGDLERRLAELPRDREVVAYCRGPYCVMAVEAVEILRVHGFRAVRLDEGVPDWRARGLPIETTLREVSA; encoded by the coding sequence ATGACCCACGTGACCCGACAATTCAAGGACGCCATCTACGGGCAGCTCGCCCGTGTCGGCAAGTCGCTCGCCAGCGGACCACGCCTGGAGATCCTCGACGTCCTTTGCCAGGGACCCCGAACCGTCGAGGCGCTCGCGCAGCAGGTCGCGCAACCCCTCGCCAACACCTCGCACCACCTTCAGGTGCTACGGCGAGCGCGACTCGTCGAAGCCGAGAAGAACGGTCTCTACGTGACCTACCGTTTGGCCGACGAAAGCGTGTCCACCTTCCTCCGGAGCTTGCGGCAACTGGCCGAAGCGCGGTTGCTCGAGATAGAGGAAGTCACTCGGCGCTACCTGGAATCCCGCACCGGTATGGAACCCGTGGACCGGGAAGCTTTGATCCAGCGGGTGCGACAGGGCGAGGTCACGGTGCTCGACGTCAGGCCGGTTGAGGAGTACGGTGCCGGACACATTCCGGGTGCAGTCTCCGTCCCGCTCGGCGACCTGGAGCGTCGGCTCGCCGAGCTGCCGCGCGACCGAGAGGTTGTTGCATACTGCCGGGGTCCATACTGCGTTATGGCGGTGGAGGCCGTGGAGATTTTGAGGGTCCACGGATTCAGGGCGGTGCGTCTGGATGAGGGCGTGCCCGACTGGCGAGCTCGTGGTCTCCCGATCGAGACGACCCTGAGGGAGGTAAGCGCGTGA